Proteins from a genomic interval of Zingiber officinale cultivar Zhangliang chromosome 1B, Zo_v1.1, whole genome shotgun sequence:
- the LOC121969729 gene encoding disease resistance protein RGA2-like, whose product MSTALAIGGWFAQGFIQTLLDKASDSAVQRLAGLRGLDGDLRRLRASLFKIHALLDMAERRRCNSSNLVELMKQLKDASFDAENLLDEFEYQNLKHKIEGQASDFFTLAFNAAKNFFSADGDGFGSRLRAIQEKLCEIAADMIDIMQLLSMDDAGRQSTGKLVRRETSSFLTEEIVFGRDNEREKVIALLLGSAEGSESSNHVFSVLPLVGIGGVGKTTLAQLVYNDDRVGNYFQLKIWICVSDDFDVKRLTKELIESTTKEEQSGLTNLDTLQSRLKEKIELKRFLLVLDDVWSENKDEWDKLCAPLSFGAHGSKIIVTTRHTKVASIVGTVSTIFLHGLEDDALWELFKKHAFASQIVVEEHPELVIIGREIASKLKGSPLAAKTLGSLLRSDLNEQHWRTIMESEVWQLPQQENEILPVLQLSYHYLSGHLKQCFAFCSVFRKDYIFCEHTLVSIWMAEGFIAPQENMRMEDVGSSCFHELVSRSFFQETQRRGRFVMHDLIHDLAQFVSVGECHRVDGDKFEEIPKTICHLSATLTAQRKLMEFSGYHKLRTLMINYQNNQNQFVLRIETPLVPDDLFRRLKDIRVLSLPKCGMKELTETIGEIIHLRYLDISYNSGIVKLPESLCVLYNLQVLRLCGCQLQGFPQGMSNLINLRQLHAADEIISKVKEVGKLISLQELPIFKVLKYDDGHKLAQLCDLKQLHGELTISNLENVNSEEEASLAKLKNKKYLDALKLEWKAGQESNLEKEHVSEEVLEGLQPHHSLRSLTIRRYNGGVLPSWLQASPVLKLETLKLESCKRCRDLSCTGELPLLKVLHIKGMPQVKQISPSLCCHTKSKFFQQLHELVLEDMLALEELPDLGQLPYLKSIQMKGMNALRCIGNGFHGANGSNWFPRLEKLRLQNMQAMEELPFLGHLPCLKVIDIRQMPALKHIYHAHYDSIERNWFSTLEVMVLENMLSLEELPCLGQLPCVKYLRLDIKKIAHGFFRVPSENNWLPKLEKLELKGIPGYEELPSLEQLPHLTVLHLDGMTSVKAIRQGCTFTAEQIKCFSRLEELVFRDMPTWEEWSWAEGGEHFACLCRLKIAQCPKLKQLPPLPACLLELELIHVGLTELPGLWKGTNGNSRSKISSLTRLHISECPSLRNLEEGLLSNHLPHINSILILDCVELMFLPVKKFSELTSLEMFSVRHCPKLMMTQSQDIDVQLPTSIKILGLCNCASFGKSLPGCLYSLSLLTRLSISNCPHMETLPGEAMLHLKQLWDVSIKSCDELRSIGGITFLSTLTRLELADCPKLLLNGMVEEGKCLSLLELRVDNTALLKVSPILNSLPSIHFLYIFSSYQAVMFDGEDQGLLQSLTAIKCLEFGFCKNLKSLPTELHSLPSLKSLALFECPEIQSLPEKGLPPFLTDLRFQGCHSLLTKKLEEHLQEIKNSGRFDSVFA is encoded by the coding sequence ATGTCGACAGCGTTAGCGATCGGCGGATGGTTCGCCCAAGGCTTCATCCAGACCCTCCTCGACAAGGCCAGCGATAGCGCCGTCCAACGCCTTGCCGGGCTCCGCGGCCTCGACGGCGACCTAAGGCGACTCCGGGCGTCTCTTTTCAAGATACACGCCCTTCTGGACATGGCTGAGAGGAGGCGGTGCAACAGTAGCAACCTGGTCGAGTTGATGAAGCAGCTCAAAGACGCCTCTTTTGACGCAGAGAACTTGCTCGACGAGTTTGAGTACCAAAATCTGAAGCACAAGATCGAAGGCCAGGCGAGTGATTTCTTTACTCTCGCCTTTAATGCCGCAAAAAATTTTTTCTCCGCCGACGGCGATGGTTTTGGAAGCAGGTTGAGGGCGATTCAGGAAAAACTCTGTGAGATTGCTGCCGATATGATAGATATCATGCAACTGCTTTCGATGGATGATGCAGGCAGACAATCCACTGGGAAGTTGGTAAGGAGAGAAACAAGCTCCTTCTTGACCGAAGAGATAGTATTTGGCCGAGACAATGAAAGAGAGAAGGTCATTGCATTGTTGTTGGGCTCAGCCGAAGGTTCTGAATCTAGTAACCATGTTTTCTCCGTGTTGCCTCTGGTCGGCATCGGCGGCGTTGGGAAAACTACACTTGCACAGCTTGTCTACAACGACGATAGGGTTGGAAACTATTTTCAGCTCAAGATTTGGATTTGTGTATCTGATGATTTCGATGTGAAGAGACTGACCAAAGAGCTGATAGAGTCCACTACGAAGGAGGAACAATCTGGTCTGACAAACTTGGACACTCTTCAGTCAAGGCTTAAGGAGAAGATTGAGTTGAAGAGgttcttgcttgtccttgatgaTGTGTGGAGCGAGAACAAGGATGAGTGGGACAAATTGTGTGCTCCTCTAAGCTTTGGAGCACATGGCAGCAAGATCATAGTGACTACTCGACATACGAAGGTCGCTAGCATAGTTGGCACAGTGAGCACAATCTTTCTTCATGGCTTAGAAGATGATGCTCTCTGGGAATTGTTCAAAAAACATGCATTTGCTTCTCAAATTGTTGTTGAGGAGCATCCAGAGCTTGTGATCATTGGTAGGGAGATTGCTAGCAAGCTGAAGGGCTCACCACTAGCAGCAAAAACACTTGGGAGTTTGTTGCGATCAGATTTGAATGAACAACACTGGAGGACTATAATGGAGAGCGAAGTGTGGCAACTGCCCCAGCAGGAAAATGAAATTTTGCCAGTTCTACAATTGAGCTATCATTATCTTTCTGGACATCTTAAGCAGTGCTTTGCTTTTTGTTCAGTATTTCGAAAAGATTACATATTTTGTGAACACACGTTGGTTAGTATCTGGATGGCAGAAGGATTCATTGCACCTCAAGAAAATATGAGGATGGAAGATGTAGGAAGCAGTTGCTTCCATGAGCTTGTTAGCAGGTCTTTCTTTCAAGAAACTCAACGGCGAGGGCGATTTGTGATGCACGATCTCATACATGATCTTGCCCAGTTCGTTTCTGTAGGTGAGTGTCATAGGGTAGATGGTGATAAGTTTGAGGAGATCCCTAAAACGATCTGCCATCTATCAGCAACATTAACTGCACAGAGGAAGTTGATGGAGTTCTCTGGTTATCACAAATTGCGGACTCTCATGATCAACTATCAGAACAATCAGAACCAGTTTGTGCTGAGAATTGAGACTCCTTTGGTGCCTGATGACTTGTTTAGAAGACTAAAAGATATCCGCGTCCTGAGTTTGCCGAAATGTGGCATGAAAGAATTGACTGAAACTATTGGTGAAATAATTCATCTCAGGTACCTCGATATATCCTACAATTCCGGCATTGTGAAGTTGCCGGAATCATTATGTGTCCTTTACAATTTGCAAGTGTTGAGACTATGTGGATGTCAACTACAAGGTTTCCCACAAGGTATGAGCAATCTGATCAACTTAAGGCAACTTCATGCAGCAGATGAGATAATTTCCAAAGTAAAAGAAGTGGGGAAGTTAATTTCACTTCAGGAGTTGCCCATATTCAAAGTGCTAAAGTACGATGATGGCCACAAGCTTGCACAACTTTGTGACTTGAAACAGCTCCATGGAGAACTTACAATTTCAAATCTTGAGAATGTCAACAGTGAAGAAGAAGCTAGTCTggctaaactgaagaacaaaaaATACCTGGATGCATTAAAGTTAGAATGGAAAGCAGGCCAGGAGTCTAACTTGGAGAAAGAACATGTTTCTGAGGAAGTACTTGAAGGTCTCCAACCACATCACTCCCTAAGAAGTTTGACAATAAGGAGGTATAATGGCGGCGTGTTACCTAGTTGGCTACAGGCGTCACCTGTTTTAAAATTGGAAACTCTTAAACTAGAAAGTTGTAAAAGATGCAGGGATCTTTCATGTACTGGTGAACTTCCACTTCTGAAGGTGCTTCACATAAAGGGAATGCCTCAAGTGAAACAAATAAGTCCTAGTCTGTGTTGTCACACAAAGAGCAAGTTCTTCCAACAGCTACATGAGCTGGTGCTTGAGGATATGCTGGCATTGGAGGAACTACCTGATCTTGGACAACTCCCTTATCTCAAGAGTATTCAGATGAAGGGCATGAATGCACTGAGATGCATAGGAAATGGTTTTCATGGTGCTAATGGAAGCAACTGGTTTCCGAGACTGGAAAAGCTACGGCTGCAAAACATGCAAGCAATGGAAGAACTCCCGTTTCTTGGACATCTTCCATGTCTCAAGGTTATTGACATAAGGCAAATGCCTGCTTTGAAGCATATATATCATGCACATTATGATTCTATAGAGAGGAATTGGTTTTCCACACTAGAAGTTATGGTGCTGGAGAACATGCTATCGTTGGAGGAGCTCCCATGTCTTGGACAACTTCCGTGTGTTAAGTATCTTCGACTAGATATAAAGAAGATAGCTCATGGATTCTTTAGAGTGCCTTCAGAAAATAATTGGTTACCTAAGCTAGAAAAGTTAGAGCTCAAGGGCATACCAGGATACGAGGAACTCCCTTCCCTCGAACAACTTCCACATCTCACAGTTCTTCACCTTGATGGGATGACATCAGTGAAAGCTATTCGCCAAGGCTGCACTTTCACTGCTGAGCAGATCAAGTGTTTTTCAAGGTTGGAAGAGCTTGTCTTCAGAGACATGCCAACATGGGAGGAGTGGTCTTGGGCTGAGGGTGGAGAACATTTTGCATGCTTGTGTAGACTCAAAATTGCACAATGCCCCAAGCTGAAGCAGTTGCCTCCACTCCCTGCCTGCCTCTTAGAACTTGAACTGATACATGTTGGATTGACAGAGCTTCCAGGACTATGGAAAGGAACTAATGGAAATAGCAGAAGTAAAATTTCATCTCTTACAAGGTTGCATATATCAGAATGTCCAAGTTTGAGAAATCTAGAAGAAGGATTGCTATCCAATCACCTACCACACATCAATTCAATTCTGATACTGGATTGTGTTGAACTCATGTTTCTACCAGTTAAGAAGTTTTCAGAACTCACATCCCTTGAGATGTTTTCAGTAAGGCACTGCCCCAAGCTCATGATGACACAAAGTCAGGACATTGATGTCCAGCTTCCAACCTCTATCAAGATATTAGGATTGTGCAATTGCGCATCATTTGGAAAATCTCTGCCTGGATGCTTGTACAGCCTCAGTTTGCTAACTCGATTGAGTATAAGTAACTGTCCACACATGGAAACTCTTCCAGGGGAAGCTATGCTTCATTTGAAACAACTCTGGGACGTGAGTATCAAAAGTTGTGATGAATTGAGGTCAATAGGCGGAATAACATTTCTCAGCACTCTCACGAGGTTAGAACTTGCAGATTGTCCCAAGCTTCTGCTGAATGGAATGGTTGAAGAAGGAAAATGCTTGTCTCTGCTTGAACTAAGGGTCGACAACACAGCTCTACTCAAAGTATCACCAATATTAAATTCATTACCATCCATCCATTTTCTTTAT